The sequence CAAATTATCAATATTCAAAGCTTTTCTCGAAACATAATGAATCATTCTACCGATAACCTGAGGCGGACAATGCAAATCGTTCGGGCAAAAATGAATCGCCTGATCTTCCAGTTTTATCAATTCAGTTCCGCATTCCGGACAGTTTTTGATGTATTCAACTTCTTTGCTTTCGGAAGTTCTTTTTTCTGTATTAATACCGACAATTTTAGGAATAATTTCCCCGCCTTTTTCTACATAAACATAATCGTGCTCGTGCAAACCGAGTTTTTTAATAATGTCTTCATTGTGAAGTGAAGCACGCTTTACTGTTGTTCCGGCTAATAAAACCGGTTTTAAATTGGCAACAGGTGTAATTGCTCCCGTTCTCCCAACCTGATAAGAAACACTTTGCAATTCGGTTTCTACTTTTTCGGCTTTAAATTTATATGCCATTGCCCAACGGGGAGACTTTGCCGTATAACCAAGTTGTCTTTGTTGTTTTAATGAATTTACCTTTAAGACAATTCCATCAATTTCGAAAGGGAGATTATGTCTTTCCGTATCCCAAAAGTTGATAAATTCTTTTATTTCTTCTAAATTTTTGCAGAGTTTAACCTGTTCAGAAATGGTAAAGCCCCAATCGTGTGTTTTGTGTAGCAATTCCCAATGGCTTTCTGCTGAAGTTTCCTGAGCAACAAACTGATATAAAACTGAAGATAATCTTCGTTTTCTCACTTCACCGCTGTCCTGCATCTTCAAACTTCCGCTTGCCGTATTTCTAGGATTCATAAACAAATCAAGACCTTCTTCCTCACGCTGTTTATTGATTTTATCAAAATTTTTTCTTGTCAGATAAATTTCACCACGCATAAAAAAACGTTCAGGAAAATCTCCCGTCAGTTTTACCGGAATATCTGAAATAGTTTTTACGTTGGATGTAATTTCATCGCCCTGAAAACCGTCGCCACGAGTGACAGCCTGAACTAATTTTCCGTTTTCATATAAAATAGAAATCGAGGCACCGTCATATTTTAATTCTGCAACAAATTCTACAGGTTCATCGATGGTTTTAATGATTCGTTTTTCCCAATCTGCCAGGTCATCAAAATCGTAAGAATTATCCAGAGAATACATTCTGAACTGATGCTGAATGGTCGGGAAAATCTTAGTTACACCGCCACCAACACGCACGGTTGGAGAATTGTCGTCGTGAAATTCCGGGTGTTTGACTTCCAAATCCTGAAGCTCTTTTAATAGTAAATCAAATTCAAGATCAGAAATGCTGGGCTCATCCGTCAGATAATAGTTTTCATTATGCTGATTGAGTTCTTTACGGAGCTGTTCTATCTTTTGTTGAATGTTTTCGGACATCGGGAAAATTATTTAGAGCAAAAATAACCAAAGTAATTTCAATTTAAAAAAATAAGATAATTAAATGATGTGGTATCATTAAAATCACTTAACACCATGTAAGTAGCTGATATTTCAATCAATAAAATTCTTCGTTTATGATACGTTAATATTTGGTTTCAATTTAATTAAAAAAATGTTAAAAGTGCTGTAAACAGAGAGCTTGCAAAGTCAATATACCTTTGCAATCAGTTAATTTGAAATAAATGAAAAAAGTAAAAATCGTTATAGGATTATTGTTTTTAGGATTTGGAACAATCGCTTATGCTCAAACCACGCAAGCCTCAATTGTAGGGAAAATCACCACTACCGGCGTGCAGGAAAAAGTGAAGGTGACCATTATCAATGAATCGACGGGTTTCAAAACTGAAACGGAGACCAACTCAAAAGGAGAATATATTTTTAAAGAAATTCCTTTGGGCGGGCCTTATACCGTAATAGTCAATGACGAAAAAAGGGAAGGTTACAATGTCAACTTCGGTGATCAGGTGACGGTTAACATGAGTTTAGGGAATTCCGGTGAAAAAGCAATTGAAGAAGTTGTTATCGTTGGGAATTTAAAAAACAAAATTGGAAACTTAGGTGCTGCCACGGCTATCACTGCGAAAAACATTGGAATCTTACCTGTGAACGGAAGAAATTTCAATAATCTTACCGAATTATCTCCTCTGAGTGGTAAAGGTGGAAACTTATCGGGTCAGTTAGGATCTTCAACCAACTTTACAATAGACGGGATGACGGCGAAAAACCCGACTTCTGCGGGTTCTACTACTAGCCGAAGTAATGCTCCCTATTCAATTTCAATTGAAGCTGTTCGTGAGTTTAAAATTACGACTAACCAATATGATGTCACATTAGGAAGAAGTGGTGGTGGAACTGTAAGCGCAGTTACAAAATCTGGGACAAATACATTTACGGGAAGCGCCTGGGAATATTTAAGAACAGGATGGCTATCGAGTAAATACGATATCAGAGGAAATGAACGAGTGAATGATTTCTCAACATCTCAGTTTGGGGTCTCTTTGGGTGGTCCGATCATCAAAAATAAACTGCACTTTTTTGCTGCCTGGGATCATCAGATAGAATCGAAACCATTACTGATTGCAGATGTGCAGAGCAATGCAGATGCACTGAGGCTTGGAGTAACCAACGAATCTTTAAATAAGGTTTTAGATATCGGAAGAGCAAAATATGGTGTCGGAAATACACCACAGTTTGGGGCTTTTGACAGAGTAAGAAACTCTGATGCTGGATTTTTGCGTTTAGATTGGCAAATCAATGAAAAAAACTTGCTGACCCTTAGAAATAATTTCACTTATGATTTTAATAAAAACGGACTGCAGGATAATACGGCAATTAATTTCTTTGAGTCGTACGCCAATGATAAAAACCTTGACAACAGCTTGTTACTGACACTAAGGTCAAATCTAAAGCCTAACTTAACAAACGAATTAAAAGTACAACATTTATACACTTTCCAAAATAGCTACCAAAATGATGAATTGGGAAGAACGGTTCCCAGAGCAATTGTAGAGCGTGTAGCTTCTTCTATTGACGGAACCAATCTGACGACCAACATTCAGATGGGTGGCCATCGTTTTGCACAGGAGGGTTTTAAAAATAATGTTTTTCAGATTGTAGACAATTTATACTACAACACAGACAAGATTAAATATACTTTCGGTGCAGATTTAATGTATACTAAATCTAAATCAGTGTACGGAAGCGAGGTCAACGGAAGATTTCAGTTTTTGGGAATAGATAATTTTAATAATCTCAAATCGTATAGATATTACAGAGAGGTACCCTTAGTAGAAGATCCTTCAGTAAAATCATCAATCTGGAATGTTGGTGTTTACGGACAGATGCAGACCAAAATTGCTACAGGTCTGGATTTAATGGCGGGGATAAGATTTGATTATGGCGGCTATCCAAAAGCTCAGTTTAATCAAAGATTATTTGATGAAATGGGAATCCGAACAGATAATAATATCAAGTCTTTTATTATTCAGCCAAGATTCCAGTTTGATTGGAATATTAATGAAGGGAATAAAGATTTCCTGAAATTTGGAGCAGGTGTATTCTCTTCGGATATCAACAATTATATGGTGATTAATAATTTGGTTTTTGACGGAAATCATTTGGCAACAGTAGATGTAGATCCTTCTGCTATTGGTCTTACGCCAGATTTTAACAGCTATAGAAATGATTACAGTACAGTTCCTACGCTATCT comes from Chryseobacterium sp. 3008163 and encodes:
- a CDS encoding TonB-dependent receptor, which produces MKKVKIVIGLLFLGFGTIAYAQTTQASIVGKITTTGVQEKVKVTIINESTGFKTETETNSKGEYIFKEIPLGGPYTVIVNDEKREGYNVNFGDQVTVNMSLGNSGEKAIEEVVIVGNLKNKIGNLGAATAITAKNIGILPVNGRNFNNLTELSPLSGKGGNLSGQLGSSTNFTIDGMTAKNPTSAGSTTSRSNAPYSISIEAVREFKITTNQYDVTLGRSGGGTVSAVTKSGTNTFTGSAWEYLRTGWLSSKYDIRGNERVNDFSTSQFGVSLGGPIIKNKLHFFAAWDHQIESKPLLIADVQSNADALRLGVTNESLNKVLDIGRAKYGVGNTPQFGAFDRVRNSDAGFLRLDWQINEKNLLTLRNNFTYDFNKNGLQDNTAINFFESYANDKNLDNSLLLTLRSNLKPNLTNELKVQHLYTFQNSYQNDELGRTVPRAIVERVASSIDGTNLTTNIQMGGHRFAQEGFKNNVFQIVDNLYYNTDKIKYTFGADLMYTKSKSVYGSEVNGRFQFLGIDNFNNLKSYRYYREVPLVEDPSVKSSIWNVGVYGQMQTKIATGLDLMAGIRFDYGGYPKAQFNQRLFDEMGIRTDNNIKSFIIQPRFQFDWNINEGNKDFLKFGAGVFSSDINNYMVINNLVFDGNHLATVDVDPSAIGLTPDFNSYRNDYSTVPTLSQYQLPTINYTGEDAKVPIVYKANISYTHFFNERFRAGVAGYMALGRNNYFYYDRNMAANPFFTLNNEGGRGVYVPMASINANGTMNWKNGRINQNFGRVLELVSDGKVNQFSFVVDTSYRYWKDGEITASYTWSDIRDNTSYNGNVANSATLSTLVQSDPRDLRMSYSDNQFRNKVVLYGNSPTIAGFTLGLRYSGIGGTRFSVTSGGNINGDFVDTNDLAYIFPSITQALVDDPEVGKALKNYITDYNNQVAERNGGKNGFFGIWDVRIAKKIKFEKIGGFELSVDIFNVANMLNKEWGVNKSYGNTALYRITGFDPVTKQFQYAKNTSGLEPLSGNPYQIQLGAKYTF
- the ligA gene encoding NAD-dependent DNA ligase LigA, whose product is MSENIQQKIEQLRKELNQHNENYYLTDEPSISDLEFDLLLKELQDLEVKHPEFHDDNSPTVRVGGGVTKIFPTIQHQFRMYSLDNSYDFDDLADWEKRIIKTIDEPVEFVAELKYDGASISILYENGKLVQAVTRGDGFQGDEITSNVKTISDIPVKLTGDFPERFFMRGEIYLTRKNFDKINKQREEEGLDLFMNPRNTASGSLKMQDSGEVRKRRLSSVLYQFVAQETSAESHWELLHKTHDWGFTISEQVKLCKNLEEIKEFINFWDTERHNLPFEIDGIVLKVNSLKQQRQLGYTAKSPRWAMAYKFKAEKVETELQSVSYQVGRTGAITPVANLKPVLLAGTTVKRASLHNEDIIKKLGLHEHDYVYVEKGGEIIPKIVGINTEKRTSESKEVEYIKNCPECGTELIKLEDQAIHFCPNDLHCPPQVIGRMIHYVSRKALNIDNLGSETIEQLYKERLIENPADFYTLTKEQILPLERMAEKSAQNIIDGIEKSKEIPFEKVLFGIGIKHVGETVAKKLVKNFNTIDDLKKATAEELCQVEDIGMKIAVSIVDFFNNPENILMLERLKSYGIQLEKGENTNEVLSNTLDGKTFLFTGKLSLFTRESAEEMVEKHGGKNISAVSKNLNYLVVGEKAGSKLKKAQDIGTITILDEQEFLDLIG